In Pseudomonas deceptionensis, a single window of DNA contains:
- the pilV gene encoding type IV pilus modification protein PilV, translated as MAHLYRNRQAGMTLIEVLIALLILVISLLGAAGMQLNALKYTASALMSTQASFVAYAMLDRMRANSGGDYRVSAVEQVSPTVTGVVGHDLSEFKRNIRDFGGETARGEIAVIGQQVNITLQWDDARAGKHEGDSGAFTLSSRIAGNAGVSAS; from the coding sequence ATGGCTCACCTCTATAGAAACCGGCAAGCCGGCATGACCCTGATCGAAGTTCTGATTGCGCTGTTGATCTTGGTGATCAGCCTGCTGGGTGCTGCCGGCATGCAGCTCAATGCCCTGAAATACACCGCCAGTGCGTTGATGAGCACCCAGGCCAGCTTTGTTGCCTACGCCATGCTGGATCGAATGCGCGCCAACTCAGGCGGTGATTACCGGGTTTCGGCCGTGGAACAGGTCAGCCCAACGGTCACGGGGGTTGTCGGCCATGACCTGAGTGAGTTCAAACGCAATATTCGTGATTTCGGCGGGGAGACCGCCCGCGGCGAAATTGCTGTCATTGGCCAACAGGTGAATATCACGCTGCAATGGGATGACGCTCGCGCTGGCAAGCATGAAGGCGACTCGGGCGCATTTACCCTGAGTAGCCGCATTGCTGGCAATGCAGGGGTGAGCGCGTCGTGA
- a CDS encoding PilW family protein: MRSSSSGFGLIELMVALALGLLVVLGLTQVFLSTRETYLSQRSSALLQEDARYVLSKMAQEIRMAGMLGCLSSDRILDAPAAFQAPVSWQGAAGSLRMISADVGPQGGRPDWTIVTDCTTFAKAYPGARLSVAPGETALPVREVFYRFENGQLKLGPQKAVLLDNVAAFDVSFGVAGSASAQSVLRYEARPADVASIRSVRIALTLRDSGARVRDQAYLLVVALRNRLA, encoded by the coding sequence GTGAGAAGTTCGAGTTCAGGTTTCGGGCTGATTGAACTGATGGTGGCGCTGGCGTTGGGGTTGCTGGTGGTGTTGGGGCTGACCCAGGTGTTTTTAAGCACCCGTGAGACTTACTTGAGCCAGCGTTCATCGGCGTTGCTGCAGGAGGACGCGCGTTATGTTCTGAGCAAAATGGCTCAGGAAATCCGCATGGCGGGCATGCTTGGCTGCCTTTCGAGTGATCGCATTCTTGATGCGCCCGCAGCGTTTCAGGCGCCTGTGTCCTGGCAAGGGGCTGCGGGCTCGTTGCGAATGATCAGTGCGGATGTGGGGCCTCAGGGGGGCAGGCCGGACTGGACGATCGTGACTGACTGCACCACTTTTGCAAAAGCGTATCCGGGAGCGCGGCTATCCGTCGCTCCCGGCGAAACCGCTTTACCCGTGCGCGAGGTGTTTTACCGTTTTGAAAACGGGCAATTGAAGCTCGGCCCCCAAAAAGCCGTGTTGCTCGACAATGTTGCTGCGTTTGATGTGAGTTTTGGCGTGGCCGGTTCGGCGAGTGCGCAATCGGTACTGCGCTATGAGGCTCGCCCGGCTGATGTTGCCAGTATCCGCAGTGTACGGATCGCCTTGACGCTGCGAGATTCTGGCGCGCGAGTCAGGGACCAGGCCTATCTCCTGGTTGTCGCTTTACGTAATCGGCTGGCTTAG
- a CDS encoding pilus assembly PilX family protein codes for MNSQSGMALLVSLVFMLLLSLIGLASMVSATQQVKMAGSVQHANHSFQAAESALRSGEYWLQVEWRTMVGCTSPSGCTPPVTVGAQAGPAIDPVSRVRWIRVPDGLFGVQSLGPSTGAAHLPEAVVSHLYRVTGIGIRGQSRTVLESIHARYQGADDSSEAGVPQRFRRIMWRQLQ; via the coding sequence TTGAACTCTCAGAGCGGTATGGCATTACTGGTCAGCCTGGTTTTTATGCTGCTGCTGAGCCTGATCGGTCTGGCATCAATGGTCAGCGCGACTCAACAGGTAAAAATGGCCGGCAGCGTTCAACACGCCAATCACTCATTTCAGGCCGCAGAATCTGCACTGCGTAGTGGTGAGTATTGGCTTCAGGTCGAATGGCGCACCATGGTGGGTTGTACTTCGCCCTCCGGCTGTACTCCGCCAGTGACGGTGGGGGCTCAGGCCGGGCCTGCAATTGACCCGGTGTCCAGGGTGCGCTGGATACGAGTTCCGGATGGGCTGTTTGGCGTGCAGAGCCTTGGCCCCAGTACTGGGGCGGCCCATCTGCCTGAAGCGGTGGTTAGTCATTTGTACCGAGTGACAGGCATTGGTATTCGCGGGCAGTCGCGCACAGTACTGGAAAGCATCCATGCGCGTTATCAAGGCGCGGATGACAGCTCTGAAGCGGGAGTGCCACAGCGTTTTCGCAGGATCATGTGGCGGCAACTGCAATAG
- a CDS encoding type IV pilin protein translates to MYRYGAGFTLIELMIVVLIIGILGAFVYPQYSDYVKRAYRAQIIVQLSEQAQSLERFYARNAVYNGGQDLSSGNQYYDITSDLADHTFLLTATPKEGAAMAGDPCGSFTLAHTGLAAITQAVPGMTVQQCWGR, encoded by the coding sequence ATGTATAGATATGGAGCAGGTTTTACCCTGATCGAACTGATGATCGTGGTGCTGATCATCGGTATCCTTGGAGCATTCGTTTATCCGCAGTACAGCGATTATGTGAAGCGGGCTTATCGCGCTCAAATCATCGTCCAGCTGTCGGAGCAAGCCCAAAGTCTTGAGCGGTTTTATGCAAGGAACGCGGTATATAACGGCGGGCAAGACCTCAGTTCAGGTAATCAGTATTACGACATTACGTCCGATCTTGCAGACCACACCTTCTTGCTAACGGCGACGCCCAAAGAGGGCGCTGCAATGGCGGGAGACCCTTGTGGCAGCTTTACGCTGGCCCACACGGGTCTGGCTGCGATTACCCAGGCCGTCCCTGGCATGACAGTGCAGCAGTGTTGGGGGCGCTAA
- the thiO gene encoding glycine oxidase ThiO, with amino-acid sequence MARQQRVVIVGGGVIGLLTAFNLAADVEQVVLLDRGGVGQESSWAGGGIVSPLYPWRYNGAVTALAHWSQDFYPQLAERLFTSTGVDPEVHTTGLYWLDLDDEAQALEWARREGRPLAVADISAVADAVPVLGGGYSRAIYMADVANVRNPRLVKSLKAALQAMPNVTIHEQCEVLGFIREGEKISGVNTVRGEILGDEVVLSAGAWSGELLSGLGLELPVEPVKGQMILYKCASDFLPCMVLAKGRYAIPRRDGHILIGSTLEHEGFDKTPTQTALESLKASAVELIPALADAEVVGHWAGLRPGSPEGIPYIGRVSGFEGLWLNCGHYRNGLVLAPASCQLFADLLLGREPIIDPAPYAPEGRI; translated from the coding sequence ATGGCAAGGCAGCAACGGGTGGTGATTGTCGGGGGCGGGGTTATCGGCCTGCTGACTGCGTTTAATCTGGCTGCTGATGTAGAGCAGGTAGTCCTGCTGGATCGTGGCGGGGTAGGGCAGGAGTCTTCATGGGCCGGCGGCGGGATCGTTTCGCCGCTCTACCCATGGCGCTACAACGGTGCGGTGACGGCGTTGGCGCACTGGTCCCAGGATTTTTATCCACAGTTGGCCGAGCGTTTGTTTACCTCCACGGGTGTTGACCCGGAAGTTCACACCACCGGTTTGTATTGGCTGGATCTGGACGATGAAGCGCAGGCTCTGGAGTGGGCCCGGCGAGAGGGTCGGCCGCTGGCCGTGGCTGATATTTCGGCGGTTGCCGATGCGGTACCGGTGCTGGGTGGGGGCTATTCCCGCGCGATCTATATGGCCGATGTGGCTAATGTGCGAAATCCGCGACTGGTGAAATCGCTCAAGGCTGCGCTGCAAGCAATGCCCAATGTCACGATCCATGAGCAATGCGAAGTGCTGGGGTTTATCCGCGAAGGCGAAAAAATCTCGGGTGTTAATACGGTACGCGGCGAGATTCTTGGCGATGAGGTGGTTTTGTCGGCTGGAGCCTGGAGCGGTGAACTGCTCAGCGGGCTCGGTCTTGAACTGCCGGTGGAGCCAGTTAAAGGGCAAATGATCTTGTACAAGTGCGCTTCCGACTTTTTGCCGTGCATGGTGCTGGCAAAAGGGCGTTATGCCATTCCGCGTCGTGATGGTCATATCTTGATCGGGAGCACGCTGGAGCACGAAGGTTTTGATAAAACCCCGACCCAAACGGCCCTTGAGAGCCTGAAAGCTTCGGCCGTCGAGCTGATCCCGGCATTGGCTGATGCTGAAGTGGTAGGGCATTGGGCTGGCTTGCGCCCAGGCTCGCCTGAAGGCATTCCCTATATCGGGAGGGTGTCGGGTTTCGAAGGGCTATGGCTCAACTGCGGGCATTATCGTAACGGGCTGGTGCTGGCGCCGGCTTCCTGCCAGTTGTTCGCTGACTTGCTGTTGGGGCGTGAGCCAATCATTGACCCCGCGCCTTATGCGCCAGAGGGGCGTATCTGA
- a CDS encoding PP0621 family protein, translating to MFRLLIWAALIAAGVWLWRKYKANLAETKKPVDPGVLPMVRCAHCGVHLPRDRALSQQQEWYCTQNHLEQGPKPRG from the coding sequence ATGTTTCGTTTACTGATCTGGGCTGCCTTGATCGCTGCAGGTGTGTGGCTCTGGCGCAAATACAAAGCCAATCTGGCCGAGACTAAAAAGCCGGTAGATCCAGGCGTCCTGCCGATGGTGCGCTGCGCCCACTGCGGCGTGCACCTGCCCCGCGATCGCGCCCTGAGCCAGCAGCAAGAGTGGTATTGCACCCAGAACCATCTGGAGCAAGGGCCCAAGCCGCGAGGCTAG